ATACTCGCCTCCAATCATCTACTTCCTCAAAAGCTAGGTCTTCTTTCCAGGTGTTGGGCAGCTCCTTTCTTCTTACCATAACTGTACCCTCTTCGTCACCGTTTAATTGCATCTTACTTGCTAGGGTTGCAAGAGCATATGCATGCCGATTTCCACTTTTTCCGGTATGGTCCAAAGTTGACCCTGTCTGATTCATCAGGCTCCGAGCTTCTGCTCGATAGGGCGCTAGGTGTGGTTCTTTGACATGGAAGTCGCCGTTTACTTGGTTCATCACCAGTCTTGATTTGCCTTTCACTTCTATACTTCCCAAATTGAGTTCTCTTGCCAATCTGAGTCCCAGGATTAGTGCTTCATATTCGGCAACATTATTACTGCATGGGAAATCTAATTTGAATGAATACGACAGCAAGTCGCCTTGTGGGGCTTCGAATACTACTCCTGCTCCTCCAACAGTGCTATATGACGACCCGTCAAAGAACATGGTCTAAGGCTCGTCGATGTCTGCGGACGCTACCTCTCCGGGTATATATTCATGTACCAAAAGATGCATTAAtttgaatagtcttacccaacgcaaaaaatgcattaaaaatttcagacactttgtgattaaactcatcaaatgaatcttcatctgctatacgaagtttttcccaatcagaattcaggttttgaagcctagtttcTTTTTCATagcaggtattcccttcaaatacggtttctaagatatcccacgtatctttagaccgagtgcacgtagtcacatggtgctgaagatccggggtaatggcatggatgattgcattcaatccgttagaattttgctttgcagcaagaatctcgacaacatcataatcaccgatatcctatggaacagttacatcgcctactgtaacaaccggaggaaaaaaatccattaacaacataaacccatgattgaaaatcatgcgcttgaagaaaggcactcatagcgattttccaccataagtaatttgagccatcgaagactggcggtacgtttatagagataacacttttgtccatagagtcagatcgctacaaacacagacttatgaggtcttaaacgtgtttgcctgctctgataccaattgaaaaggcgggggtctaacaaccacacccaatatttcgcttagaaatctgtatggaccaattccaatatactttcaagagaatcaactagacagtcagacttaatcttaagaaaagtatatcaaagattgtatctttatttctcaattcaatctgcaatcaaacaaatagggatttgcgatcccgatttaatataagaaataacttggatggtatcaaaaaccaatatccaagtgtcaatcaatttaatcaacaaccaaaggttggattcacaattgattgaacttacgcacaacctgtgattttcaatttatagaaaatataatgcggaaaagaaataacacagacaccagaaattttgttaacgaggaaaccacaaatgcagaaaaaccccgggacctagtccagatttgaacaccacactgtattaagccgctacagacactagcctactccaagttaacatcatactggaatatagttgagacctaatcaatctcacattgctcaaggtacagtcgcgttacttatgcctctagaaccacgtcgtattctgcgcacttgattcccttagctgatctcacccacaactaagagttgctacgacccaaagtcgaagacttgataaaccaatctgtctcacacagaaaagtctattgaatagataaatctttctcccacaaatatacctatgagttttgttccgtcttttgataaatgaaggtgaacaggaaccaattgacataccagacttatattcccgaagaacaacctagaaatatcaatcacctcactactatggtagcgaaacaagatactgtggaatcacaaacgatgagacgaagatgtttgtgactacattttatcttgcctatcggagattaaatctcgagaaaatcttagagaagatagtactcaatcacgatagaaaacaacaagatcagaacacgcaactacaaagaaaatagttgggtctgacttcacaataccaattaagtcttcaagtcgttaacctactaggttttggaaaaacctaagattaaaggagaatcgactctagtcgcaactagtatcacacatgaggtatggggattaggtttcccagttctagagttctccattatatagtcttcaaatcagggttggcaatcaatgttaccttggtaacaaagcattcaatattcaccgttagatgaaaacctgattagactcaagctaatatatttcaaccgttagatcgaacttagcttgttacacacaaatgaaaagtgacttcatttagatatgaataaccgtacctaaatgtgtacaggtttgttgactcaacaatagttaactgaagttagccatatgaacactttcatatcaaccttattcatcttaaccataactagtttaaatgactcaaatgaaactagttctagagttgttcaattgtttatattctcattgatgtatacaagacacaactgaagcaaaatcgattttgattcactcgaatcaattcatgaacattttagccacggtttgcaaaagattgcaatccttattatataaatgtattagttcatgaaaaaccgattttagaacataacccactcaagtatgcaaacgggtacgcatacctaagtagtcagacttggacttggactgtgttcgccagtatgcgaacaggtacgcatattaTCGTATACTCCAAACTTCAGTTGATTCCAGTACGCGttcaggtacgcatactatagtacccggacttcaactgacttcgtcAGTACACGTATTGGTACGCAAACTCTAGCTtacggactttacctgacctcgccagtatgcatacgggtatgcatactacattccggtcttggatcaaaacatatgcaagtacacataccgtGCACATAATCCagttatggttaagtgttctaaactcccatttcaatcattgaaacattctacgaagacgataatagctgtctcacacaaactattagcttcgaagcaattttaaagtgatcgaatgatcaatacgaaacattctgagtctatgtcaaatgactgtctcac
Above is a genomic segment from Papaver somniferum cultivar HN1 chromosome 10, ASM357369v1, whole genome shotgun sequence containing:
- the LOC113315557 gene encoding uncharacterized protein LOC113315557; this translates as MFFDGSSYSTVGGAGVVFEAPQGDLLSYSFKLDFPCSNNVAEYEALILGLRLARELNLGSIEVKGKSRLVMNQVNGDFHVKEPHLAPYRAEARSLMNQTGSTLDHTGKSGNRHAYALATLASKMQLNGDEEGTVMVRRKELPNTWKEDLAFEEVDDWRRVYIEDLTRMEEDQVMPTQALKQFVMIQGDLYYRAVGGSLARFVNKREVEKIL